The Hymenobacter baengnokdamensis genome includes a region encoding these proteins:
- a CDS encoding YceI family protein, with product MKKILMPALLGAVLLAAPSAFAQKAVKTKVAAASAVATYKLQPQLSTLGWEGKAVTHGHTGTIQFTSGDLQVRGNQIVGGSAVVDMKTIKATDITDAANHAKFVGHMSSDDFFNAEKFPTSTFKITSVTPIKGAAADADNVTITGDMTIKGTTQKVSFPAKAGVKNDIAAVTGKATIDRTKFGLKYGSKTFFDSIGDKAIYDTFDLTFNVVAKQ from the coding sequence ATGAAAAAGATTTTGATGCCCGCCCTACTCGGCGCTGTTTTGCTCGCTGCTCCGAGCGCTTTCGCGCAGAAAGCTGTGAAAACCAAGGTAGCGGCTGCCAGCGCCGTGGCTACCTACAAGCTGCAGCCGCAGCTCAGCACCCTGGGCTGGGAAGGCAAGGCGGTCACGCACGGCCATACCGGTACCATTCAGTTTACCAGCGGCGACTTGCAGGTGCGGGGCAACCAGATTGTAGGTGGCTCAGCCGTGGTCGATATGAAGACCATCAAGGCGACCGATATTACGGATGCCGCCAACCACGCCAAGTTTGTGGGCCACATGAGCAGCGATGATTTCTTCAATGCGGAGAAATTCCCGACCTCGACCTTTAAAATCACCAGCGTTACGCCTATCAAGGGCGCGGCGGCTGATGCCGACAACGTCACCATCACCGGCGACATGACCATTAAGGGCACGACGCAGAAGGTGAGCTTCCCGGCCAAGGCCGGCGTGAAGAATGACATTGCCGCCGTAACCGGTAAGGCGACTATCGACCGCACCAAGTTTGGCCTGAAGTACGGCTCGAAAACTTTCTTCGACAGCATTGGCGACAAAGCCATCTACGATACGTTCGACCTGACTTTCAACGTAGTAGCCAAGCAGTAG